In Novosphingobium sp. MMS21-SN21R, a single genomic region encodes these proteins:
- the gorA gene encoding glutathione-disulfide reductase → MAEQDFDYDLFVIGAGSGGVRASRIAASHGARVAVAEEYRVGGTCVIRGCVPKKLLVYGSHFAEELQDAANYGWTVEKMTFDWPTLRNAVLKDVDRLNAAYTTTLDNNKVERFLERATITGLNSVKLAGSGREVTAKYILIATGAWPVMPEFSGSEHCITSNEVFHLESLPKRVVISGAGYIAMEFAGIFNALGCHVTVVNRSETLLRGYDESLRDRLLQITMARGIQYRFNCPFEKVEKQEDGSFHVFLAGQPDPIPADVVMVATGRRPKTDGLGLENAGIALGERSEIPVDDTGKTACDSIYAVGDVTDRVQLTPIAIREGQAFADRMFGGKDTRISYDCIPSAVFSQPPLAGVGLTEAQARQAFGNDIRVYSSDFRPMKNIFGHRPERGLYKMIVEATTEKVLGIHMIGPDSPEILQAAAIAVKAGLTKADFDATVALHPSMAEELVLMR, encoded by the coding sequence ATGGCTGAACAGGACTTCGACTACGACCTCTTCGTGATCGGTGCGGGATCGGGTGGCGTACGCGCAAGCCGCATTGCCGCCAGCCACGGCGCGCGCGTGGCGGTCGCTGAAGAATACCGGGTCGGTGGCACCTGTGTGATCCGTGGCTGCGTGCCGAAGAAGTTGCTGGTTTACGGCTCACACTTCGCCGAGGAACTGCAGGACGCAGCCAACTATGGCTGGACAGTCGAAAAGATGACATTCGACTGGCCGACGTTACGTAACGCCGTCCTGAAGGACGTCGATCGTCTCAATGCAGCTTACACGACCACGCTTGATAACAACAAGGTCGAGCGCTTCCTCGAACGCGCCACGATCACCGGCCTCAACTCGGTCAAGCTGGCAGGCAGCGGACGCGAGGTAACCGCCAAGTATATCCTGATCGCCACCGGGGCATGGCCGGTCATGCCCGAATTTTCCGGGTCGGAACACTGCATCACCTCGAACGAAGTGTTCCATCTCGAAAGCCTGCCCAAGCGGGTGGTCATTTCGGGGGCGGGTTATATCGCCATGGAATTTGCCGGGATTTTCAACGCGCTTGGCTGTCATGTAACGGTGGTGAACCGCAGCGAGACGCTGCTGCGCGGATACGACGAATCCCTGCGTGACCGCCTGCTCCAGATCACCATGGCGCGCGGCATCCAGTACCGCTTCAACTGTCCCTTCGAAAAGGTCGAGAAGCAGGAAGACGGCAGTTTCCACGTCTTCCTCGCGGGCCAGCCCGACCCGATCCCTGCCGATGTCGTGATGGTAGCGACAGGCCGCCGCCCCAAGACGGACGGTCTCGGCCTCGAAAACGCGGGCATTGCGCTGGGCGAGCGGAGCGAGATTCCGGTCGACGATACCGGCAAGACTGCATGTGACAGCATCTATGCCGTTGGTGACGTGACGGACCGTGTCCAGCTAACGCCCATCGCGATCCGCGAGGGGCAGGCCTTTGCCGACCGCATGTTTGGCGGCAAGGACACCCGGATCAGTTACGATTGCATCCCCAGCGCGGTGTTCTCGCAGCCTCCGCTGGCTGGTGTAGGACTGACTGAAGCGCAGGCGAGGCAGGCTTTCGGTAACGACATCCGAGTCTATTCCTCGGACTTCCGTCCGATGAAGAACATCTTCGGCCACCGGCCGGAGCGCGGGCTCTACAAGATGATTGTGGAAGCCACGACAGAGAAGGTGCTGGGCATCCACATGATCGGCCCGGATTCACCCGAGATCCTGCAAGCCGCCGCCATTGCTGTGAAAGCGGGGCTCACCAAGGCCGATTTCGATGCAACCGTCGCGCTGCATCCGTCAATGGCAGAGGAACTGGTGCTTATGCGCTGA